In a single window of the Acidobacteriota bacterium genome:
- a CDS encoding heme-binding protein gives MKDNNLVKTVRFFAGFMTMLILGIPAASQSLTVSDVQTVIAQAVSKAASLNRNVTVSVTDNEGNLLGTFTMTGAPSMTRIRSVGRAGQGLEDLLVPSAAASHSKAGTAGLLSSGGNAFTTRTASFIVQEHFPPTIDNRPGGPLYGVQFSSLPCSDVAIAGMPLGLSGDPGGIPLYKSGVAVGGVGVEGDGLYTIDRNPYDNDYSFEEEIAVSGSRGFESPVDIRGDNILVEGIRLTFANITNPSVVATIPFGSLPGAVTSAITAAPASDFVPGVLNGVSGQYSSRFPTVAGSQLSLAEVNQILGLAADTANRTRAGIRWPIGSNARVSIAVVDVNGAVLGLFQQLDAPKFGLDVSVQKARTSMFFARSDAGAKLTAAGMGSYVTRAAADGLPLNGTTAFSDRAVGYIHRPLFPDGINGTPAGPLSTQLADWSPFNVGLQLDLILPALTNPPMVCGTAARTKRRGLPPCPCSTIPEVRNGLQIFAGGIPLYRGSTLVGGIGVSGDGIEQDDLIAAGGGQNFAPPQAIRSDNVFVRGTRLPFLKFPPRPYL, from the coding sequence ATGAAGGACAACAATTTGGTGAAAACGGTAAGGTTTTTTGCCGGCTTCATGACAATGCTGATCCTCGGCATTCCGGCCGCGTCTCAAAGCCTAACAGTCTCTGATGTACAGACGGTCATCGCGCAGGCGGTCTCTAAAGCTGCGTCCCTGAACCGAAACGTCACCGTCTCGGTGACCGACAATGAAGGCAATCTTCTGGGCACCTTTACAATGACCGGAGCGCCGTCGATGACGCGAATTCGCAGCGTCGGCCGCGCCGGACAGGGACTCGAAGATCTGCTCGTTCCATCTGCTGCTGCATCGCACTCTAAGGCGGGAACGGCAGGACTGCTGTCTTCCGGCGGCAACGCCTTCACTACTCGAACAGCATCGTTCATTGTTCAGGAACATTTTCCGCCGACCATCGATAATCGTCCGGGCGGGCCGCTGTACGGCGTGCAGTTCTCATCGCTGCCGTGTTCGGATGTCGCGATCGCCGGGATGCCGTTGGGGCTTTCGGGTGATCCGGGCGGCATTCCTCTTTATAAGAGCGGAGTTGCGGTGGGCGGCGTCGGCGTCGAGGGCGACGGGCTCTATACCATCGACCGAAACCCGTACGACAATGACTACTCGTTCGAAGAGGAGATCGCGGTCTCGGGATCAAGAGGATTCGAATCGCCGGTCGATATCCGCGGCGATAACATTTTGGTCGAGGGAATTCGCCTGACCTTTGCAAATATCACAAATCCGAGCGTCGTCGCGACCATTCCTTTCGGCAGCCTTCCGGGTGCGGTGACCTCGGCGATCACGGCGGCGCCTGCCAGCGATTTTGTGCCCGGCGTGCTAAACGGCGTCAGCGGCCAGTACAGTTCGCGGTTCCCGACGGTTGCGGGTTCGCAGCTTTCACTTGCTGAGGTAAACCAAATACTCGGCCTCGCCGCAGATACTGCCAACCGCACGCGTGCCGGCATTCGCTGGCCGATCGGCAGCAACGCCCGCGTGAGCATCGCGGTCGTCGATGTCAACGGAGCAGTGCTTGGCTTATTTCAACAGCTCGACGCACCGAAATTCGGCCTTGATGTTTCCGTGCAAAAGGCACGTACTTCTATGTTCTTTGCCCGCAGCGACGCGGGAGCGAAACTCACGGCCGCAGGAATGGGCTCGTATGTAACGCGTGCCGCGGCTGATGGCTTGCCGCTAAACGGCACCACGGCATTTTCCGACCGCGCGGTCGGCTATATTCACCGCCCATTATTTCCGGACGGCATAAACGGCACGCCTGCGGGGCCGCTCAGCACACAGCTTGCAGACTGGAGTCCGTTCAATGTCGGGCTGCAGCTTGATCTGATCTTGCCGGCTCTTACAAATCCGCCGATGGTGTGCGGGACGGCCGCCAGGACGAAACGCAGAGGGCTGCCGCCGTGTCCGTGTTCCACCATTCCTGAGGTGCGAAACGGCCTGCAGATATTCGCGGGCGGCATACCGCTCTATCGCGGCAGTACACTTGTCGGCGGTATCGGCGTCAGCGGCGACGGCATCGAACAGGACGACCTGATAGCGGCCGGCGGAGGACAGAATTTCGCCCCGCCGCAGGCGATACGCTCAGACAATGTTTTTGTCCGCGGAACGAGACTTCCGTTTCTAAAGTTCCCGCCGCGGCCTTATCTATAA
- a CDS encoding carboxypeptidase regulatory-like domain-containing protein: MDLGSAGRTIFSAAIVLCLAVLISGQSASGRLSGTVSDAEGKALAGVTVVIVNQVTSERTTRVTRADGNYSVRLRAGAYRISVAAPYEARFDQGKAAEYGTFAQFICDETKRKCPVLENIIIDGSERKLDFSVVDPSKEVPEGADKPEPKPITRREVRDRWSIAYPEYERYGSEGNRGRDIPFRKGKWYNPYDQSKIKGDIPVIGDDYFMVLSAVSKTGVEIRRTPSGNAVSSANPNSNNFFGRPESLSVNQVVQVSFEFFKGQTVFRPRSWAVKISPTFSIPNYLNARENGIVNVDPRRGTNRTDTHVSLEEAFVEVKLFDTNKNFDFVSVRAGIQPFVADFRGFLYSDNNLGLRVFGGWDNNKVNFNATWFHQLEKDTNSNLNAFQFRNQNVVIGNVFRQDFIKKGYTIQALAAYNDDRGRTHYDTNGFIVRPALIGIPRLHKVQAGYVGFSGDGHLGILNLTHSYFYAFGRDTFNQIAAKRTTIGAHMAAAEFSIDKNWFRPKVSAFFASGDSDPRDDKATGFDAIFDDPNFAGGQFSYWSRQGIRLLSTDVALVSPNSLLPSLRSSKTEGQANFVNPGIFILNAGVDAEVTQTVKAVFNANYLRFHRTEVLQYLLFDPRIRKDIGVDLSLGVVYRPFLINNVTMTFGGSMLLPGKGFRDVFTDRTRNCPIPSFCQGVVPDPSKPQYSLFSEVKLIF; this comes from the coding sequence ATGGATCTGGGTTCTGCAGGACGCACCATATTTTCCGCCGCCATTGTTCTCTGCCTGGCGGTACTGATCAGCGGACAGTCAGCCAGCGGCCGCCTTAGCGGCACCGTCAGCGACGCCGAAGGCAAAGCCCTCGCCGGCGTGACGGTCGTCATAGTAAATCAGGTGACATCGGAAAGGACGACCCGCGTCACTCGCGCCGACGGCAATTATTCTGTCCGTCTGCGTGCCGGCGCCTACAGGATCAGTGTCGCAGCACCGTACGAGGCAAGGTTCGATCAAGGCAAAGCGGCGGAATACGGGACCTTCGCACAGTTCATTTGCGACGAGACGAAACGCAAATGCCCTGTACTTGAGAACATCATCATCGACGGCAGCGAGCGGAAGCTGGACTTTTCCGTCGTCGATCCGAGCAAAGAGGTCCCCGAAGGTGCCGATAAGCCCGAACCGAAGCCCATTACACGACGCGAGGTCCGCGACCGCTGGAGCATCGCCTATCCGGAATACGAACGCTACGGGTCTGAAGGCAATCGCGGCCGCGACATTCCGTTTCGAAAGGGCAAGTGGTACAACCCGTACGACCAAAGCAAGATAAAAGGCGACATTCCCGTCATCGGCGATGACTATTTCATGGTCCTTTCGGCCGTCAGCAAGACCGGTGTCGAGATACGCCGCACACCGTCCGGCAATGCCGTGAGCTCGGCAAATCCGAACAGCAACAATTTCTTCGGCCGCCCTGAAAGCCTTTCGGTCAATCAGGTCGTCCAGGTCTCTTTCGAATTTTTCAAGGGGCAGACCGTATTTCGGCCGCGATCGTGGGCGGTCAAGATATCGCCGACATTCAGCATTCCGAATTATTTGAACGCACGCGAGAACGGCATCGTCAATGTGGATCCGCGGCGAGGCACTAACCGCACCGATACGCATGTTTCGCTGGAGGAAGCTTTCGTCGAGGTCAAGCTTTTCGATACGAACAAGAACTTCGATTTCGTGTCGGTAAGGGCCGGCATCCAGCCTTTCGTTGCTGATTTTAGGGGCTTTTTGTATTCGGACAACAACCTCGGATTACGCGTTTTCGGGGGATGGGACAACAACAAGGTCAATTTCAACGCGACGTGGTTTCACCAGCTCGAAAAGGACACGAACAGTAATCTGAACGCCTTTCAGTTCCGCAATCAGAATGTGGTCATCGGCAATGTCTTTCGTCAGGATTTCATCAAGAAAGGCTACACGATCCAGGCGCTTGCCGCCTATAACGATGACCGCGGACGCACGCATTACGATACGAACGGATTCATTGTACGTCCGGCTCTCATAGGCATTCCTCGTCTGCACAAGGTGCAGGCAGGCTATGTCGGTTTCAGCGGGGACGGGCACCTTGGCATTTTGAATCTGACGCACTCATATTTTTATGCTTTCGGACGCGACACCTTCAATCAGATCGCGGCAAAACGGACGACCATCGGCGCGCATATGGCCGCGGCTGAATTCTCGATAGACAAGAATTGGTTCCGGCCGAAAGTGTCAGCCTTTTTTGCTTCAGGCGACAGCGACCCGCGGGACGACAAAGCCACAGGCTTTGATGCCATTTTCGATGATCCTAATTTTGCCGGCGGACAGTTCTCGTATTGGAGCCGCCAGGGCATTCGTCTGCTGTCGACGGACGTCGCGCTTGTTTCGCCGAACAGCCTGCTCCCGAGCCTTCGATCCAGCAAAACTGAAGGCCAGGCGAACTTTGTAAATCCGGGCATTTTCATATTGAACGCCGGTGTCGATGCCGAGGTCACGCAGACCGTAAAGGCAGTTTTCAACGCGAATTATTTGAGATTTCATCGAACGGAAGTTCTGCAGTATTTGCTATTCGATCCGCGGATACGCAAGGACATCGGCGTCGATCTGAGTCTCGGCGTGGTTTACCGTCCGTTTCTGATAAACAACGTCACTATGACGTTCGGCGGCAGTATGCTGCTGCCGGGCAAGGGCTTTCGCGATGTTTTTACGGACCGCACGCGAAACTGCCCGATACCAAGTTTTTGCCAGGGCGTCGTGCCCGATCCGTCCAAACCGCAATACTCGCTTTTCAGCGAAGTGAAACTGATATTTTGA
- a CDS encoding GNAT family N-acetyltransferase, translating to MQVLRKLRSKLPAIPFRRPQSKPLNKQPAFPSIIDGRYEALIAESAADIASALRLRHAVFNIELGGKHAGEPGGVEFDAYDFKCRHLIVRDTLTGETVGTYRLNTIETAKNRSGFYSATEFDLSHLPHDILIGGIEIGRACVAAEHRNTKVLFLLFKTLIAYLRHMRKQYFFGCCSIFSTDAPIGIRAFEKIIADGHTHDEIRLKPIRNAIEMNVPAGQGDAELPPLFNMYLRLGAKVCSPPILDREFGTIDLFVVFDINDLSDRYRKLFAK from the coding sequence ATGCAGGTTCTCAGAAAGCTTCGCTCGAAACTGCCGGCAATTCCCTTTCGCCGGCCGCAATCGAAACCCCTTAACAAACAACCCGCTTTTCCGTCCATCATTGACGGCCGGTATGAGGCACTCATTGCTGAATCAGCAGCGGACATCGCGTCGGCATTGCGGCTGCGCCATGCCGTTTTCAACATAGAGCTTGGCGGCAAGCATGCCGGCGAGCCGGGAGGTGTGGAATTTGATGCATACGACTTCAAATGCAGGCATCTGATCGTACGGGACACATTGACCGGCGAGACCGTCGGCACCTACAGGCTGAACACCATCGAGACCGCAAAGAATCGATCCGGCTTCTATTCAGCGACCGAATTCGACCTATCACATTTGCCGCACGATATTCTGATCGGCGGGATCGAGATCGGCCGTGCCTGCGTTGCCGCAGAACATCGAAATACAAAGGTGCTTTTCCTGCTTTTCAAAACGCTGATCGCCTATCTTCGGCACATGAGAAAACAGTACTTCTTTGGCTGCTGTTCGATATTCTCCACCGACGCACCTATAGGCATTCGCGCGTTCGAAAAGATCATTGCAGATGGACATACTCACGACGAAATTCGACTAAAGCCGATCCGGAACGCGATCGAAATGAATGTACCGGCCGGCCAAGGCGATGCCGAACTGCCGCCGCTTTTCAATATGTATCTACGGCTCGGGGCAAAGGTCTGCAGTCCGCCGATTCTAGACCGCGAATTCGGCACTATCGATCTTTTTGTAGTATTCGATATCAACGATCTCAGCGATAGATACCGCAAACTTTTCGCAAAATAA
- a CDS encoding enoyl-CoA hydratase/isomerase family protein encodes MYETITLEKRGKVAVITINRPDKLNALNSKVHAEGIAALDELRRDDDVVVVVLTGSGQKAFIAGADISEFEGQTPVTQRSQFQERTLFNSIDIFPKPIIAMVNGFCLGGGNELALACDIRICSDNAKFGQPEINLGIIPGGGGTQRLTRLIGEGRSMEMNLTGDMIDAETALKFGLVNHVYPADQLETETMKMAEKISEKAPIALRLAKEAVKFASRSNLDEGLRREVDLFAICFSTEDKQEGVSAFLEKRKPVFKGR; translated from the coding sequence ATGTACGAGACCATTACTTTAGAAAAGCGCGGCAAGGTCGCCGTGATCACCATTAACCGCCCCGATAAGCTGAATGCTCTTAATTCCAAAGTCCACGCAGAAGGCATTGCTGCACTCGACGAACTGCGGCGTGATGACGACGTGGTCGTTGTGGTGCTGACCGGATCGGGCCAGAAGGCATTCATCGCGGGAGCCGATATTTCCGAATTCGAAGGCCAGACACCTGTTACGCAGCGAAGCCAGTTTCAGGAACGCACGCTTTTCAACTCCATCGACATTTTTCCTAAGCCGATCATCGCTATGGTCAACGGCTTTTGCCTCGGCGGCGGTAACGAGCTTGCTCTCGCGTGCGATATACGCATTTGCAGCGACAACGCGAAATTCGGCCAGCCGGAGATCAACCTCGGCATCATTCCCGGCGGCGGCGGCACCCAAAGGCTGACACGGCTGATCGGTGAGGGCCGTTCGATGGAAATGAACCTGACCGGCGATATGATCGACGCCGAGACCGCATTGAAATTCGGCTTGGTGAATCACGTTTATCCTGCCGACCAGCTTGAAACGGAAACAATGAAGATGGCTGAAAAGATATCCGAAAAAGCACCGATCGCTCTGCGGCTTGCCAAGGAAGCCGTCAAATTTGCTTCGAGGTCGAATCTGGACGAAGGGCTCCGCCGCGAGGTCGATCTGTTCGCCATCTGCTTTTCGACCGAGGACAAGCAGGAAGGCGTCTCGGCTTTCCTGGAAAAACGCAAGCCCGTTTTCAAAGGTCGTTAG
- a CDS encoding PilZ domain-containing protein: MASTQPLFEEKRFALRMALRLPIVVSGKADDGSTWSEPTETDDISTLGALFQLNQPIAPGENLYIRSHRPNGAPVEVKAQVVRVMPASYGTSRIGVSIEEPKESWLRLFVAWIADDNIVQGVSE; encoded by the coding sequence ATGGCATCCACACAGCCTCTTTTTGAGGAGAAAAGGTTCGCACTTCGCATGGCCTTGCGCCTGCCGATAGTCGTGTCAGGCAAAGCCGACGACGGCTCCACGTGGAGTGAACCGACAGAGACGGACGATATCTCAACGCTCGGTGCCTTGTTCCAGCTGAATCAGCCGATAGCTCCCGGAGAAAATCTTTACATCCGATCGCATCGCCCGAACGGTGCGCCTGTCGAGGTCAAAGCTCAGGTCGTCCGCGTGATGCCGGCGAGTTATGGAACTTCGCGGATCGGAGTTTCGATAGAGGAGCCGAAAGAGAGCTGGCTGCGGCTTTTCGTCGCGTGGATCGCCGACGACAATATCGTTCAGGGCGTCAGCGAGTAG
- the trxB gene encoding thioredoxin-disulfide reductase codes for MEIETIHRKVVILGSGPAGLTAAIYAGRAQLDPLVIDGPQPGGQLTITTDVENYPGFAEGIMGPALMEQFRSQAERFGTEIINVWIDNVDLSARPFTLNAKTSADSDDIVKVIKAETLIIATGASAKWLDIPGEAPVPEGLGGNGVSACATCDGFFFRGKPIVVVGGGDTAMEEALFLTKFASKVTVVHRRDEFRASKIMQDRVLAHEKIDVLWNTEVKEIHGTKETGVESVTLYNNVSNETTTFPTEGVFIAIGHEPNTKLFRGVLDMDETGYLITEGRTTKTNIPGVFASGDAQDSYYRQAITAAGTGCMAAIDAERFLAEHEGDTAAAA; via the coding sequence ATGGAAATTGAGACCATCCACAGAAAGGTTGTGATACTCGGATCAGGGCCGGCGGGACTGACTGCGGCTATATATGCGGGCCGTGCGCAGCTTGATCCGCTGGTGATCGACGGGCCGCAGCCAGGCGGGCAGCTCACCATAACGACAGACGTCGAAAATTACCCCGGCTTTGCAGAAGGCATCATGGGCCCCGCCCTGATGGAACAATTCCGCTCACAGGCCGAGCGTTTTGGAACGGAGATCATTAATGTTTGGATCGACAATGTCGATCTTTCGGCGAGGCCGTTCACCCTGAACGCCAAAACGAGTGCGGACAGCGACGACATCGTGAAGGTCATCAAGGCCGAGACGCTTATAATCGCGACCGGTGCATCGGCGAAATGGCTGGATATTCCGGGCGAGGCTCCCGTGCCCGAAGGCTTGGGCGGCAACGGCGTTTCGGCATGTGCGACCTGCGACGGTTTCTTTTTCCGCGGCAAGCCTATCGTAGTCGTAGGCGGAGGCGACACCGCGATGGAAGAAGCTTTGTTCCTGACCAAATTTGCCTCAAAGGTCACAGTCGTTCACCGGCGTGACGAGTTTCGAGCATCGAAGATCATGCAGGACCGCGTGCTCGCACATGAAAAGATCGACGTGCTTTGGAACACCGAGGTCAAAGAGATACACGGGACCAAAGAAACCGGCGTCGAGAGCGTTACGCTGTACAACAACGTGTCCAATGAGACGACAACCTTCCCCACCGAGGGAGTCTTCATCGCGATCGGCCACGAACCGAACACCAAGCTGTTTCGCGGCGTTTTGGATATGGATGAGACCGGCTATCTGATCACTGAGGGCCGAACGACAAAGACAAACATTCCTGGCGTTTTCGCGTCGGGCGATGCTCAGGATTCTTATTATCGCCAGGCGATCACAGCCGCCGGGACCGGATGTATGGCTGCGATAGACGCTGAACGGTTCCTGGCTGAACACGAAGGCGACACCGCGGCCGCTGCGTAA
- a CDS encoding lipocalin family protein, with protein sequence MRVEIISADKNCPAVTYMPIVAAMFALLLFFGVVSANAQSSPRNEPPRPVSGLDLKRYSGKWYEIAKYPNRFQRQCIANTTAEYTLKNNGRIEVLNSCTKRDGVSDSAKAEGKIADKKNNAKLKVRFAPGFTSWLPFVWANYWVVDLAEDYSYAVVSEPGRDYFWVLSRTPTMDEPTFQAIVNRAQAMGFDANRIVRTPQNATVRDGRVVSTE encoded by the coding sequence ATGCGCGTCGAAATCATCAGTGCGGACAAGAATTGTCCTGCGGTTACGTATATGCCTATTGTTGCTGCAATGTTTGCCCTACTTTTGTTCTTCGGTGTCGTCTCGGCGAACGCCCAAAGCTCGCCGCGAAATGAACCGCCTCGTCCGGTCAGCGGCCTCGACCTGAAACGCTACTCGGGCAAATGGTACGAGATCGCCAAATACCCGAACCGCTTTCAGCGGCAGTGCATAGCCAATACGACCGCAGAGTACACTCTGAAAAACAACGGCCGCATAGAGGTCTTGAACTCGTGTACGAAAAGAGACGGCGTGTCCGATTCCGCAAAGGCAGAAGGCAAGATCGCGGACAAGAAGAACAATGCGAAGCTGAAGGTGCGTTTCGCCCCCGGCTTCACGTCCTGGCTTCCGTTCGTGTGGGCAAATTATTGGGTGGTCGATCTGGCGGAAGACTACAGCTACGCCGTCGTTTCAGAACCGGGAAGAGATTATTTTTGGGTCCTCAGCCGAACGCCGACGATGGACGAGCCCACATTTCAGGCAATCGTAAACCGTGCACAAGCTATGGGTTTCGATGCGAACCGGATCGTCCGAACGCCGCAGAACGCCACCGTCCGCGACGGCCGTGTGGTCTCGACCGAATAG
- a CDS encoding zinc ribbon domain-containing protein: MPIYEYKCQQCGAHIEVRQSVSDAPLTTCEKCHGRLEKQWSLSGFQFKGAGWYVTDYSKKGSDGSTAVGKSSSVESTASADTASKSASGTEKPSGGTDTKTAA; the protein is encoded by the coding sequence ATGCCGATCTACGAATATAAATGTCAGCAGTGTGGTGCCCATATAGAGGTGCGTCAGAGCGTATCGGACGCCCCGCTGACGACGTGTGAAAAATGTCATGGCCGCCTTGAGAAGCAATGGTCGCTTTCGGGTTTTCAGTTCAAAGGTGCCGGTTGGTACGTAACCGATTATTCGAAAAAGGGCAGCGACGGAAGCACTGCCGTTGGAAAAAGCTCATCGGTTGAATCAACCGCTTCGGCCGATACTGCATCAAAGTCTGCAAGCGGAACCGAAAAACCGTCCGGCGGTACGGACACGAAAACCGCGGCCTGA
- a CDS encoding VWA domain-containing protein codes for MRTFVLRSLMFGLLAVLLCDAANAQSRRSVRGIDPDGTVLSVTASRENAAVPILAENLFLYENGIEQKIRNFAFDPTPAKILIVVDNSLTLPAATEKLQQAVMEFAYEIYDGDQIFVIAYDEKAEIIQEWTDDAKKIETSLATFRKKGNPYLFDALDVSVAEILLPLMPGTRKTAIVLIGDGLDRGSRTAFDKILARLQTQDIVVYALQVNDRTGGAFRRDQPKAGAVINQLAEGTGGLVFPLDDAKNAAKIICDELKKNRYLLSYMPANTSSFDARRILLTAEEGVTIRTKMMHPPNVK; via the coding sequence ATGAGAACTTTCGTACTTCGATCGCTGATGTTCGGATTGCTCGCAGTTCTGCTCTGCGATGCAGCGAACGCGCAATCGAGGCGGAGCGTACGCGGCATCGATCCGGACGGAACGGTCCTTTCTGTCACCGCTTCCCGCGAAAACGCCGCGGTCCCGATCCTCGCAGAAAACCTTTTCCTCTACGAAAACGGCATCGAACAGAAGATACGAAACTTCGCCTTCGATCCCACACCCGCGAAGATATTGATCGTTGTCGACAATTCGCTGACGCTTCCCGCCGCAACTGAAAAATTGCAGCAGGCCGTGATGGAATTCGCGTATGAGATCTATGACGGCGACCAGATCTTCGTCATAGCCTACGACGAAAAAGCCGAGATCATCCAGGAATGGACCGACGATGCGAAAAAGATCGAAACGAGCCTTGCCACGTTCCGCAAAAAAGGAAATCCCTATCTTTTTGACGCACTTGACGTTTCAGTGGCAGAAATTCTGCTGCCGCTGATGCCCGGCACGCGAAAAACGGCGATCGTGCTGATAGGCGACGGGCTCGACCGCGGCAGCCGCACCGCTTTTGACAAGATCCTTGCTCGGCTGCAGACGCAGGACATCGTCGTCTATGCGCTTCAGGTCAATGACCGGACTGGCGGTGCCTTTCGCCGCGACCAGCCTAAAGCGGGCGCCGTGATAAATCAGCTTGCCGAAGGAACAGGCGGGCTTGTTTTTCCGCTGGACGATGCGAAGAACGCGGCAAAGATCATTTGTGATGAGCTGAAAAAGAACCGCTATCTGCTCTCGTATATGCCGGCGAACACATCTTCTTTCGACGCACGCCGTATTCTGCTGACTGCCGAAGAAGGCGTCACCATACGCACCAAAATGATGCACCCGCCTAATGTGAAATGA
- a CDS encoding thymidylate synthase — protein MHQYHGLLKHILANGTRHEDRTGVGTISTFGYQTRFDLREGFPIVTTKRVPFRWVAEELFWFLSGSTNDADLQARGVDIWEEWATAEQTARFGREAGDLGPVYGYLWRSFGGDYPQMNGVDQIARLIREIETNPNSRRLIVTGWNPETCDDVALPPCHTLFHFKVENERTLHCQLYQRSADAFLGVPFNISSYALLTHLVAHVCGLEVGDFIHTFGDLHIYSNHLDQVNELLKREPFELPTLEIVDSESLNGLDGLLNFKYENLRLENYRHHGKIAAPVAV, from the coding sequence ATGCATCAGTATCACGGACTGCTCAAACACATTCTCGCGAATGGCACGCGGCATGAGGACCGGACCGGTGTCGGAACGATATCGACTTTCGGCTATCAGACGCGTTTCGATCTGCGCGAGGGATTTCCGATCGTGACGACAAAACGCGTGCCGTTTCGCTGGGTTGCGGAAGAATTGTTTTGGTTCTTGAGCGGTTCAACAAATGATGCCGACCTGCAGGCACGCGGGGTTGATATCTGGGAAGAGTGGGCGACGGCAGAGCAGACCGCGAGATTCGGCCGGGAAGCAGGCGACCTCGGGCCGGTTTATGGATATCTGTGGCGTTCCTTCGGCGGCGATTATCCGCAAATGAACGGCGTCGATCAGATCGCGAGATTGATCCGCGAGATCGAGACGAATCCAAATTCCCGCCGGCTGATCGTCACAGGCTGGAATCCGGAAACCTGTGACGATGTCGCTCTCCCGCCATGCCACACACTCTTTCATTTCAAGGTAGAGAACGAGAGGACGCTGCATTGCCAGCTTTACCAACGCTCTGCTGACGCATTTCTCGGCGTACCGTTCAACATTTCAAGCTACGCACTGCTCACGCATCTCGTAGCTCACGTTTGCGGGCTCGAGGTCGGTGATTTCATACACACTTTCGGCGACCTGCACATTTACAGCAACCACCTCGATCAGGTCAACGAGCTGCTCAAACGCGAGCCCTTTGAACTGCCCACGCTGGAAATTGTCGACTCAGAAAGCCTAAACGGGCTGGACGGACTGCTGAATTTTAAATATGAGAATTTGAGATTAGAGAACTATCGCCATCACGGAAAGATCGCTGCACCTGTGGCTGTTTAG
- a CDS encoding methyltransferase domain-containing protein translates to MKERLLDLLACPTCGGDILLAYASKYDGKEIIGGVLTCKKCDREYKVVRGVPRFVDLGKIEEDKAATAENFGWQWTNFTQEDPKYNEQFLGWLQPVKPEFFAGKTVLEGGCGKGRHTKLAAEWGAKDVVGIDLGDGVESAFALTREMPNAHIIQCDIFKLPLKKAFDYAFSVGVLHHTPDPKGAFVSLAGKVKKGGHISAWIYGAENNEWITKYVNPVREGFTSRISQPVLYQLSKLPTLPLFLTTKLVYRPLNAAAKGVAEELFYNDYLNHLGTFGWREQHNIVFDHLVAPTAFYISKEDFEDWWKTINAEDVEITWHNRNSWCGFGKVA, encoded by the coding sequence ATGAAAGAGAGGCTTTTAGATCTACTCGCATGTCCGACCTGCGGCGGTGATATTTTGCTGGCTTACGCGTCAAAGTACGACGGCAAAGAGATCATCGGCGGAGTGCTGACATGTAAAAAATGTGACCGCGAATACAAGGTCGTCCGCGGAGTGCCGCGGTTTGTCGATCTGGGCAAGATCGAGGAAGACAAGGCGGCAACGGCCGAAAATTTCGGCTGGCAATGGACGAATTTTACTCAGGAAGACCCGAAATACAACGAGCAATTCCTCGGATGGCTGCAGCCCGTGAAACCCGAGTTTTTCGCTGGCAAGACCGTTCTCGAAGGCGGCTGCGGCAAAGGCCGTCACACAAAACTCGCCGCAGAATGGGGAGCAAAGGACGTCGTTGGCATCGACCTCGGCGACGGTGTCGAATCGGCATTTGCGTTGACGCGGGAGATGCCAAATGCGCACATAATTCAATGCGATATCTTTAAGCTGCCGCTGAAAAAGGCGTTCGATTACGCGTTCAGCGTCGGCGTTCTGCATCACACGCCCGATCCGAAAGGTGCCTTCGTATCGCTTGCAGGCAAGGTGAAAAAGGGCGGGCACATTTCAGCTTGGATATATGGTGCGGAAAACAACGAATGGATCACGAAATACGTGAATCCCGTACGCGAGGGTTTTACGTCGCGGATCTCGCAGCCCGTTCTTTATCAACTTTCAAAGCTGCCCACGCTGCCGCTTTTCCTCACCACTAAACTTGTCTATCGGCCGCTGAACGCCGCGGCGAAAGGAGTCGCGGAAGAGCTCTTTTACAACGATTATCTGAATCACCTGGGCACGTTCGGGTGGCGCGAACAGCACAATATCGTATTTGACCACCTCGTCGCCCCGACGGCGTTCTATATTTCAAAAGAAGATTTTGAGGACTGGTGGAAAACTATCAATGCCGAGGACGTTGAGATAACCTGGCATAACCGCAATAGCTGGTGCGGATTCGGAAAGGTCGCATGA